A genome region from Plasmodium vinckei vinckei genome assembly, chromosome: PVVCY_07 includes the following:
- a CDS encoding BEM46-like protein, putative gives MVLKKVIISVVVAIIAFLVILNMTIYFTQDSFIYARGKADPQDIKPLAPNYEEIMMPTKDNQKLRCWFVKTDNYQNKPVILHFLGNGGYLEKSAKVYDMMVERVDVSVFSCSNRGTGDNDLYASEALYYQDAQTYLDYLRSRNMKYIFVFGTSMGGAVAIETVKNNYEHVSGLIVQNSFLSMKKMAKLAQPFLFFFLFSYDLMIRTKMNNEEKIKENRVPALFNISEKDKIVPPSHGMRLYELCPSQKFIYTAKDGEHADIFVNDDGSYHRSIKIFIETVISQQAKK, from the exons atggtacTTAAGAAGGTGATAATATCCGTCGTAGTTGCTATCATAGCATTCTTAGTTATATTAAACA TGACCATATACTTTACCCAGGATAGCTTTATTTACGCGAGAGGAA AGGCCGATCCCCAAGATATAAAACCATTAG CACCCAATTATGAGGAAATTATGATGCCAACCAAAGATAATCAAAAACTAAGATg TTGGTTTGTAAAGACGGACAATTACCAAAACAAGCCAGTTATTCTACATTTCCTTGGAAATGGTGGTT ATCTTGAAAAAAGTGCTAAAGTATACGATATGATGGTTGAGAGAGTAGACGTGAGTGTTTTCTCATGTTCAAATAGAGG TACCGGAGATAATGATCTCTACGCATCCGAAGCTCTATATTACCAAGACGCTCAAACATACTTAGATTATCTTAGGAGCagaaatatgaaatatatatttgtgttTGGAac cTCTATGGGAGGTGCCGTTGCTATTGAAACCGTTAAGAATAATTATGAGCAT gTATCGGGTTTAATTGTCCAAAACTCATTTTTAagtatgaaaaaaatggcaAAGCTGGCCCAaccctttttattttttttccttttttcttATGATTTAATGATAAGaacaaaaatgaacaatgaagaaaaaataaaggaaaaCCGTGTTCCAGCtttgtttaatatttcTGAAAAG gaTAAAATTGTTCCTCCAAGTCATGGAATGAGACTATACGAG CTATGCCCAAGCCagaaatttatttacacCGCAAAAGATGGAGAGCACGCTGACATCTTCGTAAATGATGACGGGTCTTACCATCgatcaataaaaatatttattgaaaCAGTTATTTCCCAACAAGCCAAGAAATAA
- a CDS encoding zinc finger protein, putative, whose amino-acid sequence MSSEKNATTPPPILCENNCGFYGNRANNNLCSKCYREFLEKQKKEMSNIEKIKDKSMSDTMHNYNKINDIIDPSFVKGKDNDEKSEVNDQKNSEINIEEKKYTNNNNTSTNTVDIKTDNKNINNDNIKNDNNNNEQNNKIPVSSDNNDEKKVYEKTESSIDGQDKSKCYSCSKNIGLLGIKCRCNHYFCSLHRYADAHNCTFDYKSYHKQQLIKNNVKVVADKINKI is encoded by the exons ATGAGTTCAGAAAAAAACGCAACAACG CCACCGCCTATTTTGTGTGAAAACAACTGTGGATTTTATGGAAACCGAGCAAATAACAATTTATGCTCAAAATGTTATAGAGAATTTTTAgagaaacaaaaaaaagaaatgtctaacattgaaaaaataaaagataaaagTATGTCCGATACAATGCATAattacaataaaataaatgatataattgATCCATCTTTTGTAAAAGGAAAAGATAACGATGAAAAAAGTGAAGTGAATGaccaaaaaaatagtgaaataaatatagaagaaaaaaaatataccaataataataatactagTACAAATACTGTCGATATAAAAACcgacaataaaaatattaacaatgataatataaaaaatgataataataataatgaacaaaataataaaatacctGTTAGTagtgataataatgatgaaaaaaaggtCTATGAAAAAACAGAAAGTTCAATAGATGGTCAAGATAAAAGCAAATGTTATTCAtgttcaaaaaatattggaTTATTAGGTATAAAATGTCGATgcaatcattatttttgctCACTTCATAGATATGCTGATGCACACAATTGTACCTTTGATTATAAAAGTTATCATAAACAACAGCTaatcaaaaataatgttaaaGTTGTAGCagataaaattaacaaaatttaa
- a CDS encoding rRNA-processing protein FCF1, putative, with amino-acid sequence MGKFKKTQKILKLKRVINPNDNRLKKTNDKVIKKNDKKNEGKVKQIVPIDSNLFFNYNENLCPPYNIILDTNFINSSIQYKIDIIKGCSELLLAKCNIYVTDCVVAEMEKLGQRYSLALKLLKDPRYNRLTCTHKGTYADDCIVNRVTESRCYIIATNDRDLKIRLRKIPGVPILYAKNFKYKIERLPDNIMI; translated from the exons atg GGgaagtttaaaaaaacacaaaaaattttaaaattaaaaagggTGATAAACCCAAATGATAatagattaaaaaaaacaaatgataaagtaataaaaaaaaatgataaaaaaaatgaaggaaAAGTTAAACAAATAGTTCCGATTGAtagtaatttattttttaattataacgAGAATTTATGTCCaccatataatataatattagatacaaattttataaattcaagtatacaatataaaattgatataattaaaGGATGTtcagaattattattagcaaaatgtaatatttatgtaacAGATTGTGTTGTTGCAGAAATGGAAAAGTTAGGACAACGTTATTCCCTTGCTTTAAAACTACTCAAAGATCCGAGATATAATAGACTAACATGCACACACAAAGGGACATATGCTGATGATTGTATAGTCAATCGGGTTACTGAAAGTCGATGTTATATAATTGCAACTAATGATAgagatttaaaaatacgATTAAGAAAAATCCCAGGAGTTCCAATCttatatgcaaaaaatttcaaatataaaattgaaagACTTCCAGACaatattatgatataa
- a CDS encoding dynactin subunit 6, putative has protein sequence MNNTKFIKLLSLNLDKNIDNNFERKNDFFYGSDLSHISSHDEIKSSSLLGLISINSFTNDSKNSIKSENLNPFKRVHSLNEHTLNYKTLWSEKSNALLFNNMFTKFNTNHNQIYTFNSCENSNTILSYKSKSSEITFDSEPNDIYKKHSSNFKSNSSNNDIDNFIYIDTFNSDVNKQIKNRITNNESPLSFYLNQIQNYDINKFNQDKNNSIKSSQFIKINKEINQTDFFKDIKEVPTAKKMTPNYPFKKNATNYVLKYIRRYNKNINGIKLQNYRVIKKMLRKSRKACRSIMLRNFHNKKNIINLLMYMEKDKNKKYFLQLFYYYVISFYLKKIPKKKKKLCYIDKYIAKILFQNAYKYKEINTKTLPNNKTNSNDYKFYVLGKLNQNVILGKGNSIFPGSTILATTAKIYIGDHNLFEDNVTIINTTNKNMYIGNYNIFRSGTHIINSLKIGSNNYFDYKSTLYNCTINVCAFVKANILMSMKETEKTNPYFANNTITNIHPIFIKEHVNEIKLRYNHMNSSE, from the exons atgaataataccaaatttataaaactgCTATCATTAAACCTagacaaaaatatagataacAATTTCGAACGAAAAAATGACTTTTTTTATGGATCCGATTTATCACATATATCAAGTcatgatgaaataaaatcaaGCAGTTTGTTAGGTTTAATTTCTATTAATAGTTTTACTAATGattcaaaaaattcaattaaaagtgaaaatttaaatccTTTTAAACGTGTGCATTCTTTAAATGAACACACATTGAACTATAAAACATTATGGTCAGAAAAAAGTAATGcactattatttaataatatgtttacaaaatttaatacAAACCATaatcaaatatatactttcAATTCTTGTGAAAATTcaaatacaattttatcTTATAAATCCAAATCAAGTGAAATAACTTTTGATAGTGAGCccaatgatatatataaaaaacattctTCTAATTTTAAGTCTAACTCTtctaataatgatatagacaattttatttatatcgaCACATTTAATTCAGAcgtaaataaacaaatcaAAAATCGTAttacaaataatgaatCTCCATTATCTTTCTATTTAAATCAAattcaaaattatgatataaacaaatttaatcaagacaaaaataattcgaTAAAATCCTCAcaatttatcaaaattaataaggaaataaatcaaacag ACTTTTTTAAAGATATCAAAGAAGTTCCTACAGCCAAAAAAATGACACCGAATTACcctttcaaaaaaaatgcaactaattatgttttaaaGTACATTAGAagatataacaaaaatataaatggaaTTAAACTCCAAAATTATagagtaataaaaaaaatgcttcGAAAAAGCAGAAAAGCTTGCCGAAGTATTATGCTAAGAAATTtccataataaaaaaaatataataaacctTCTAATGTATATggaaaaagacaaaaataaaaaatattttttacagctgttttattattatgttatttcattttatttaaaaaaaattccaaaaaaaaaaaaaaaattatgctacatagacaaatatatagcaaaaattttatttcaaaatgcGTATAagtataaagaaataaatacaaaaacgttgccaaataataaaacaaattctAATGATTATAAGTTTTATGTTCTTGGTAAACTAAATCAAAATGTAATATTAGGGAAAGGGAATTCTATATTTCCTGGCTCAACTATTTTAGCAACAACagcaaaaatatatataggagatcataatttatttgaagaCAATGTTACTATAATAAATAccacaaataaaaatatgtacattggcaattataatatttttcgaTCCGGTACACACATAATTAATTCTCTCAAAATTGGaagtaataattattttgattataaAA GcacattatataattgcACTATAAATGTGTGTGCATTTGTAAAGGCAAATATACTTATGAGTATGAAAGAAACCGAAAAAACAAATCCCTACTTTGCCAATAACACTATAACAAATATTCATCcgatatttattaaa GAACATGTCaatgaaataaaacttAGATATAATCACATGAACAGTTCagaataa
- a CDS encoding 14-3-3 protein, putative, whose protein sequence is MATPEELKQLRSDCTYRSKLAEQAERYDEMADAMRTLVEQCVNNDKDELTVEERNLLSVAYKNAVGARRASWRIISSVEQKEMSKANVHNKNVAATYRKKVEEELNSICQDILNLLTKKLIPNTSESESKVFYYKMKGDYYRYISEFSCDEGKKEASNFAQEAYQKATDIAENELPSTHPIRLGLALNYSVFFYEILNQPHQACEMAKRAFDDAITEFDNVSEDSYKDSTLIMQLLRDNLTLWTSDLQGDQTEEKSKDEGLE, encoded by the exons ATGGCAACACCTGAAGaattaaaacaattaaGATCTGATTGTACCTACCGTTCAAAATTGGCTGAACAAGCCGAAAGATATGATG aaatGGCTGATGCTATGAGAACATTGGTTGAACAATGtgttaataatgataaagacGAATTAACCGTTGAAGAAAGAAATTTATTG TCTGTGGCTTATAAAAATGCCGTAGGTGCCCGAAGAGCCTCATGGAGAATCATATCAAGTGTTGAGCAAAAAGAAATGAGCAAGGCTAATGTTCATAACAAGAATGTAGCTGCTACTTATAGGAAGAAAGTTGAAGAAGAATTAAACAGTATATGCCAAGATATTTTAAATCTTCTTACGAAAAAGTTAATACCAAATACTTCAGAAAGTGAGAGTAaagtattttattataagaTGAAAGGTGACTACTATCGTTATATTAGTGAATTTTCATGTGATgaaggaaaaaaagaagCATCAAATTTTGCTCAAGAAGCATACCAAAAAGCTACTGATATTGCAGAAAATGAACTTCCTTCAACTCACCCAATACGTTTAGGATTAGCATTAAACTATTCAGTTTTcttttatgaaatattaaatcaACCACACCAAGCTTGTGAAATGGCAAAAAGAGCTTTTGATGATGCCATTACTGAATTTGATAATGTTAGTGAAGATTCATACAAAGATTCTACTTTGATTATGCAATTATTAAGAGATAACTTGACCTTATGGACATCCGATTTACAAGGAGATCAAACAGAAg AAAAATCAAAGGATGAAGGATTAGAATAA
- a CDS encoding zinc finger protein, putative has protein sequence MACTPLLSENDLYLFRTKQCLRLAKGGCEFGLDRCQYSHNTQWIRRCPYYISLPSYLRYIPVACPYFIKNKDINENKNEEENNKDIEREKEILQNCLSLTNPDGSVNNEFYKYIEENNINKCPAGVECPLAHSIEEIYYHPLVYKTKKCENYKHGNCNKYYCPDFHKLAEQRKVKEYFIPFSYKIDIPPYPNVTIIDKIKYGSFKGQSQINSSKKKTLHQNVNNTIYSYQNKNNKYISSVPKCVNNINYNKKEKFTKINYDTNKIHNNQIDKNTYLKYNSANLPYINENVPYLNNTKYNTISYPNNSITFENSLKNKKQNSIFSYLNNCDDKVTLYVHILQKFPHLFDLNISNVNSNTPIALINALNISDKNIQNVNKIEIENSENQNTTSCYAHTDVDKKNYDYANPNTANVNIANANINNMDNQFESNTENNSKSNTYYNILNQIFKKNLQITKNKIEYLNDQPSPITNTYERIFKYDPKYDGNIDSFTNFTHKNVIVNGNCGDSYEDFINMLSHILCLLYFTTNSKTHPSFDEYAHQLAKNIHNESIKMRDASMEKIVSKPIEGSI, from the exons ATGGCGTGCACACCATTACTTAGTGAAAacgatttatatttattcagaACAAAACAATGCTTAAGATTAGCTAAGGGAGGTTGTGAATTTGGACTTGATCGATGCCAATATAGTCATAACACACAATGGATAAGACGATGCccatattatatttcccTTCCTTCTTACCTTCGATATATTCCAGTTGCTTGTCCATATTTCATCAAGAACAAAGacataaatgaaaataaaaatgaagaagaaaataataaagatatagaacgtgaaaaagaaatattacaaAACTGTTTATCTCTAACTAATCCAGATGGTAGTGttaataatgaattttataaatatatcgaagaaaataatatcaatAAATGCCCAGCAGGTGTTGAATGTCCATTGGCTCATAGTAttgaagaaatatattatcatcctcttgtttataaaactaaaaaatgtgaaaattataaacatggtaattgtaataaatattattgtccagattttcataaattagCTGAACAAAGAAAAgtaaaagaatattttattccattttCTTACAAAATTGATATACCACCATACCCTAATGTTACTATtattgataaaattaaatatggGTCATTCAAAGGACAATCACAAATTAATagtagtaaaaaaaaaacattacaTCAAAATGTTAATAACACAATTTATAgttatcaaaataaaaacaacaaATACATTTCTTCAGTACCAAAATGTGTaaacaatattaattataataagaaAGAGAAATTcactaaaataaattatgacACTAATAAAATTCACAACAATCAAATAGACAAAAATACCtacttaaaatataattcagCTAATTTAccatatattaatgaaaatgtgCCATATTTGaacaatacaaaatataatactatAAGCTATCCTAATAATTCAATCACATTTGAaaattctttaaaaaataaaaaacaaaattccatttttaGCTACCTAAACAATTGTGATGATAAAGTTACcttatatgtacatattttacaaaaattcccacatttatttgatttaaatatatcaaatgtTAATTCGAATACCCCAATTGCATTAATTAATgcattaaatatttcagataaaaatatacaaaatgttaataaaatcgAAATAGAGAACTCAGAAAATCAAAACACTACAAGTTGCTATGCTCATACTGATGtggacaaaaaaaattatgactATGCTAATCCGAATACTGCAAATGTGAATATTGCAAATGCTAATATTAACAACATGGATAACCAATTTGAATCAAACACAGAAAACAATTCAAAAAGTAAcacatattataatatactaaatcaaatatttaaaaaaaatttgcaaattacaaaaaataaaatagaatatttaaatgacCAACCTAGCCCAATAACAAATACGTATGAAcgcatttttaaatatgatcCAAAATATGATGGAAATATAGATTCTTTTACTAATTTTACACATAAAAATGTGATAGTTAATGGAAACTGTGGGGATAGTTATGaagattttataaatatgctaAGTCACATTCTATGTTTACTTTATTTCACTACTAATTCAAAAACACACCCATCTTTTGATGAGTATGCCCATCAGCTAGccaaaaat ATACACAATGAAAGCATAAAAATGAGGGATGCGTCCATGGAAAAAATCGTAAGCAAGCCCATAGAAGGATCTATTTAA
- a CDS encoding high mobility group protein B2, putative: protein MATKTQKKVMKKQNKKKKKDPLAPKRALSAYMFYVKDKRLEIIQEKPELAKEVAQVGKLIGEAWGQLTPAQKAPYEKKAELDKIRYSKEIEEYKKTKE from the coding sequence ATGGCAACTAAAACACAAAAGAAAGTTATGAAGAAgcaaaacaaaaagaagaaaaaagacCCATTAGCTCCAAAGAGAGCTTTGTCTgcttatatgttttatgtCAAGGATAAAAGATTAGAAATCATTCAAGAAAAACCAGAGCTAGCTAAAGAAGTTGCACAAGTAGGAAAATTAATTGGAGAAGCATGGGGACAATTAACTCCAGCTCAAAAAGCTccatatgaaaaaaaagcagAATTAGATAAAATTCGTTATTCAAAAGAAAtagaagaatataaaaaaactaaggaataa
- a CDS encoding rhoptry neck protein 5, putative — protein MIKLSTLFLLVVSCYVSGIDGKLHDLLISKTLPFIKNFRKNNGKLKNNNKNSFDNYEKKMLSDSSSINVMFDPRMKKVVPSRMRKQHIVGGFAQNTVDQSDVEMGKYETALRFVENMNNQMLVLAKEMNSALQNEKYTALEGHNRLTSIMKESLATMYSLDSLKNANIINFSKYNSDWYATATMKEKYEAAKHLQSVIDRLFKTSDKKKNVNEKKINENIKQLETDLLLQRFIMDNANASMLLKKYEDNSNKYMAPWYTDVCGQLGHPLLSYVFEGTYKHTVNNSLEFFKKYVPKLTTKITKMVEDGDIILLDRMFEHSLDKFKNKVSNLMNKKVGFTDMCSKKCFDETIEEKYKINNYDLVLNPQNTKQRRGDLTRMILYYYKDTINNIEATADITLIMLLHLSSSAKTIEAGHIDLDIAQTTNKKNLMILAGEDDKKSKHDLFKIAPYKFFRDPQDKSYTAPIFAIGDVMKICSLSKKFKNYNSLYEKTKGLWDEIQSLYSASYGFVPSKKIKAQTFISSKIRNVGFLFKWLNSNDVSSTNSNFLVKNYSPLVSLSLQLTFFINTMIEQYESSFLGNFSSALRKIFTLGKSGSNPKNYSDLINFSETDYLLRTQKFDGVQRIINQTVKVLKKKFYSAEFTPKLFAQYVSLFLSLWVFEGEKDISMSNPNISRFKKLFFLSFLVHKSGIVEKATEIICENCQKKTKKIVLGCIHDYGGKEKTKILGLFTRKCKPTVVPINKRSIRKTLKVLMTTLSDPLDILKIAVDLATRCKYYNAASPNSKKKHKENYDLFVKSELSLRHTCAVVTKKLVQKSIRRVSRLKDFSEAPHIIEQTLDSVQYLKMRNHRDPDSTFTVLCPFMQGTDKNIRDLERTQIISFVLKNVGISNIIKGKIHNVFSKNINIKEGLKSDSVVTVKVGGRKFNGSLFVGGYHLNVNDIEQNALHIGLSKSRKVYNGSQFMDELELLKEDGIKDIIMKGLDEDNERLYVLANGEKISEFEYAKENPNANIIIFDGNNYISSYALREIGLEAERIVWAGNNVGWTAEFALGNISDRPIPIFDGSAWILLDKLSIKNILGDFLPKNVNGNLLAKDISFTILNKDGRAILKNTMPIVNLKNATFTLGGILNFVIKAEKGNGNEIIVHTRIP, from the exons ATGATAAAGTTAAGCACACTATTTTTACTGGTGGTATCGTGTTATGTCTCGGGAATAGATg gAAAATTGCACGATCTTTTGATTTCAAAAACCCTTCCATTCATTAAGAATTTTCGCAAAAATAATGGCAAATTgaagaataataataaaaaca GCTTtgataattatgaaaaaaaaatgcttaGTGACTCAAGTTCTATTAATGTAATGTTTGACCCAAGGATGAAAAAGGTTGTGCCTTCAAGGATGCGCAAACAACATATTGTAG GAGGGTTTGCTCAAAATACTGTCGATCAATCAG ATGTTGAAATGGGAAAATATGAGACAG caCTAAGATTTgttgaaaatatgaataatcaAATGTTAGTATTGGCAAAGGAAATGAATTCTGCattacaaaatgaaaaatatactgCATTGGAAGGACATAACAGATTGACCTCTATAATGAAAGAGTCTCTTGCAACTATGTATTCTCTTGATTCTCTAAAAAATgctaatattataaacttttcaa AATATAACTCTGACTGGTATGCTACTGCCACgatgaaagaaaaatatgaagCTGCCAAAC ATTTACAAAGTGTCATTGATAGATTGTTTAAAACTtcagataaaaaaaaaaacgttaatgaaaaaaaaataa atgaaaatattaaacagCTTGAAACCGATTTATTACTCCAACGTTTTATTATGGACAATGCCAATG catcaatgttgttaaaaaaatatgaagataatagcaataaatatatggcACCTTGGTATACTGATGTGTGTGGTCAATTAG GTCACCCACTTTTAAGTTACGTATTTGAAGGCACCTATAAACATACTGTAAACAACAGTTTAGagtttttcaaaaaatatgttccAAAATTAACAACAAAAATAACTAAGATGGTTGAAGATG GGGATATAATATTACTAGACCGAATGTTTGAACATTCTTTggataaatttaaaaataaagtttcAAATCTTATgaataaaa aAGTTGGATTTACAGACATGTGTTCgaaaaaatgttttgaTGAAACCATAGaagaaaaatacaaaataaataattatgaccTTGTACTTAATCCTCAAAATACTAAACAAAGAAGAGGAGatt TAACAAGAATGATACTTTACTATTACAAAGACACAATAAACAATATCGAAGCCACTGCGGATATTACTTTAATTATGCTTCTCCATTTAAGTTCCTCTGCAAAAACAATTGAGGCTGGACATATAGATTTAGATATAGCTCAAacaacaaataaaaaaaatctgATGATTTTAGCTGGTGAAGACGATAAG aaATCTAAAcatgatttatttaaaattgcaCCTTACAAATTTTTCCGAGATCCACAAGACAAATCATATACAGCACCAATATTTGCAATTGGTGAtgttatgaaaatatgttCTTTATCtaaaaagtttaaaaattataattctttatatgaaaaaacaaaaggaTTATGGGATGAAATTCAAAGTCTTTATTCTGCATCTTATGGATTTGTTCCTTCTAAAAAGATTAAAGCACaaacttttatttcatcaaaaattagaaatgtcggatttctttttaaatgGCTTAACAGTAATGACGTATCATCGACTAATTCAAACTTTTTAGTTAAAAACTACTCTCCCTTAGTATCCCTCAGTTTGCAATTAA cattttttataaatacaatgATAGAGCAATATGAGTCCAGCTTTTTAGGAAATTTTTCGTCTGCtctaagaaaaatatttacattgGGTAAAAGTGGATCTAATCCTAAAAATTATAGtgatttaattaatttttcagaGACAGATTATTTATTACGAACCCAAAAATTTGATGGTGTTCaaagaataataaatcaGACAGTTAAagttttaaagaaaaagttTTATTCTGCTGAATTTACTCCTAAATTATTTGCCCAATATGtttcactatttttatctttatgGGTATTTGAAGGAGAAAAAGATATTTCAATGAGCAATCCAAATATTTCgagatttaaaaaattatttttcctaTCATTTTTAGTTCACA AATCTGGAATTGTTGAAAAGGCAACTGAAATAATATGTGAAAATTGtcagaaaaaaacaaaaaaaatagttttagGATGTATACATGATTATGGAGGAAAGgagaaaacaaaaatattaggACTTTTTACCAGAAAATGTAAACCAACTGTTGTACctattaataaaagaagTATACGTAAAACTTTGAAGGTTCTTATGACTACATTATCTGATCCACTTGATATTTTAAAGATAGCTGTTGATTTAGCTACAAgatgtaaatattataatgctGCTTCTCCAAATTCGAAAAAGAAacataaagaaaattatgatcTATTTGTAAAATCAGAATTATCTCTTCGACACACATGTGCTGTTGTTACAa AAAAATTAGTACAAAAATCAATAAGACGAGTATCCAGACTTAAAGACTTTAGTGAAGCTCCACATATTATAGAACAAACATTAGACAGTGTgcaatatttaaaaatgagaaATCATAGAGACCCAGATAGCACTTTTACTGTCCTTTGTCCTTTTATGCAAGGAACTGACAAGAATATCAGAGATTTAGAACGCACACAAATTATTTCCTTTGTTTtga aAAATGTGGGAATTTCCAATATAATTAAGGGAAAAATACATAACGTATTCagcaaaaatattaacattaAAGAAg gATTGAAATCAGACAGTGTTGTTACTGTAAAAGTTGGAG GCCGTAAATTTAATGGAAGTCTATTTGTTGGag GATATCACTTGAACGTTAATGATATTGAAC AAAATGCCTTACATATTGGATTATCCAAATCaa GAAAAGTATATAATGGATCTCAGTTTATGGATGAAttagaattattaaaagaagatg GAATCAAAGATATTATAATGAAGGGACTAGACGAGGATAACGAAA gATTATATGTTCTTGCAAACGGAGAAAAAATATCTGAATTTGAATATGCCAAAGAAAATCCAAATG ctaatatcataattttcgACGGAAATAACTATATTTCTTCTTATGCTCTTCGTGAAATTGGACTTGAAGCCGAAA GAATTGTATGGGCCGGAAATAATGTAGGTTGGACTGCAGAATTCGCTCTAGGAAATATTTCTGATCGTCCAa TTCCAATATTTGATGGATCAGCATGGATACTTCTTGATAAGTTGTctatcaaaaatatattag gGGACTTCTTgccaaaaaatgtaaacgGAAATTTATTAGCAAAGGATATCAGCTTTACTATATTGAATAAAGATGGAAGAGCAATATTAAAGAATACAATGC CCATtgtaaatttgaaaaacgCAACCTTTACACTTGGTggaatattaaattttgttataaaGGCTGAAAAGGGAAATGGCAACGAAATTATTGTTCATACAAGAATACCATAA